ttattgtattaagtaATACACAGATCCTTAAATTCTCTATGATGTTACAGAGAAAGCGTCGATTCGTCCCGAAATGGAAACACGTGTCCGAACATCGCCGTATTAGATAATTATGTGTTACGATTGGTAATCtagcttttaatttattgggAGAACCTTAGTATTGATCACATTTTTTTAGTAGTTAACTTTAGCGTATTTAAAGATACTGTGTAGTAATAACTGAACGTCGAACGTCCtatcaggcttttcaagaatgttggctctgtctaccccgcaagggatatagacgtgattaaatttaTGCATGTGTGATTctcggcacttaagaataggactacttcccacggatgtcttaaaaggcgactaaaggatggctaataaactaaggattcttcttgtaggcgatgggctagcaaagtatcactattttataatctcaattccattattaatcCATAAGGCTGACggcgggatatagacgtgattatatgattatattattgtatgtattgacTCACACAGaagaatgttaaaataattctaaatatcattttttatttcagtaataaaattgtacgtatttttaaagcacaacattttaatttaatttatattgtcgCAAATGATTGTGATGATACTATTAAAATAGCTTTGAGGTAGTAGTGATTCTACCATCAAGATCCGCAAATGCGACCTCGTTTTTTCCTCGTTGCCTAACGCGTACTCAGAACacattttatgaatgaaatcaACCCGAGGGTTGATCAATGGATTTACGATAACGTCATCACCCCGTACCAAGCGACCTGTCTTTCAAATCGATATcgtttttaacaaaacaactCTGGTAATTTTTGTTCTGTGTTATTCGTAATAGGAGTTTATGGGTAAGAGTCTGCGTCAAAGGTCTTACAAAATCTTTGTGCGTGCATCTTTGCGCTGGTCGAAGTATAAAGCGTAGTGGTGGTGGATTCGACAGGCATTCGGACGCAAACAGTGCGCCGGTGAAGTGGTGAAAGCATCTTAGTTCAATAACTTTAGTGATAAACAAGGATTACTAgcaaaaaagtaagtttacagttatttgttttgtaaaatataaacaaaatgagACACCAAACGAAACAGCTTTTACGGATATAACGTATTACCAAAAAGTAATcattataaagtaaatataaaaattaattaaattctaaagtgtttctaataaagatttttttattgtattacttaattaaattctcAATTTTTGGTATAATTTTCACCTATTcactgaaacaaaatatttatatatttaaaattattgagtCAAATTTCACTATTGAATgcacaaaacatttttaacacgCAAGTTTCTTATTTTGGACGCACGCATCTTCCCATAGCAAAAACATCACGCTTAGCTCGTCTTCTTTAGCATTATATATCTTACatcttaatatattatatatcctTAAGCCATTACTTTTCACTTTCACCCTCCGACCAGTAGTCGACGCTCTCTGGCGCACTAACAGGTAATAGGACAATTGCATAAAGCGTTATACAACAAAGGTTGATGCAACAAACTACTTCTAGGTAATTTTAATCAGTAGTGGCTTTTCTCAGcgtttttttcaattagaattattactattttttatttgattcagGTGTTGTAAACattattcaattattaaaactttatgtttgtttttatcactTTCAAAAagttcttaaataaattacttttaacttcatgatagtaaaaaaaaacaaaaatgcaacTAGATAGGTATTCTTTGTAAATAGCGAACACTTAGTGGCAACTTTGTAAAACTTTCCACCGCGCGGCTATGAGAGGCGAATAAACAGTTCACACATTCAAACTTTTCATTTCTCATACTTTCTGCCTTATTATTTCGATGCACACCGTCGCACCGAATGGAATCTTTATTTCGATCTTAACACTCATACAATAGGAGAAATTTGCATATTAACGGAATCGTAATAAGCTTAGCTCGTGTTGTAACAGTTGCATGAAGTAAACAAGATCGagttatataataaagtttaaactaTGACGCATCGCGACGGGTTCCGCTTACCAATGTTCGTGCCGGTTTTGGATGACACTGACACCAAAACCACTTTCTTTCATAACAACAATAGGTGACACAAATAGTCATTGCTCACATTATCTTTGATGATAATAAACCATGATTAATTACGTACATTTTGGCGGGAGCTTTGCAGAAGATGATATGTTTTTTacaaacttaatttacttcaataagatacaatttaaacatttttttaagaaaaagtgTAAAATTAAAGGTAAAATTGATTTGATGGAAATTTACCTATAGAGTTTAACAActgaaacgaaaaaaaatcaaaacaagaagccctaagtattttataacattatattcAAGGCTTCACTTACGTAAGATTTTTCAGATTTTACTCCTGGGAGGCAAGTTCTGCTTTTGCGACAAAGTTCAAATGAAAGCATTCACGAGTTATAAAAGATacgttatataaaatatttttatttctcttaaattataagtaataaaagacACTTCTGTCTTGCACTGACAGTCTTTCCGAGACTGTAGGCTCAGTCGTACCCGTCcgtcgtaagggataaaggcatgatatatgtatgtagtaaaatTTTGACATGATATGCATATATAAGTTCGTAAGAAGAGTATATCACGAGCCCACGCCACTGCCTCCAAAGACGCAGAGCGCTGACGTTATGGAGAATTATGTAACGATTGTCAGTCCGCGAAAGTAAAAGTGATTCTCCGCCTACCTCGGTTTCGAAACGATGACATGCTTTGCTAAAATAAGGACTTAATAAcatcttatttatattgacaAACAACACATAATATAGTCTTCcggttaataaaaataatagtatgaCTTACACAGGGGGTGTTAGTAATAATGTTGTTTAAGTAAAGTAAACCGACCGAAGTACTTCTACCAAACGAAATGCCGAATAGTTTCAGcaattgaataataatttttcttcattcCAGAATGCGGTGGTTCacaataagttttatattgCTGCCATTTATATTAGCCAATGCTACAGCGGAGTGGTCATGGGGAGACAAATCAAAAGATCAAGTTGAAACTGCAAGGGAACAAAAATCGACTGAATTATTAGAGGGAGAAGAAAATCAACCCCAAGCAGAAGACAAGAACTACGAATCAAACAGTACTGTGCTTGATGACATTGTGGATGAACTGGTCAGCAACAAGCAAGGCAGGAGTTTAGGAGGTTTCGACGTCTACAGCGATCCCTCAATTAAGGAAGCCTTGGACGGCGGCGACGATCCTGAAGCCAGAAACCTAATCAAGGAACGCCTTTGCACATTAGGACTCAttgaagtaagtatttatatttaaatacagatttttaattattaatattaatatacacGAACTCactttagattttatttttataaatgatcTTTCATCTGcagttactttaaaataaacgaTAATTACGATGATTTATTCCTTTAGTactaaatttatcatttagaCATTTCTTAACTATTTCAGTGCGAAGAAGATACACAGGAAAAGCGCACTTATCTATCACCGGATGAAGTTATTTATGCACAACCCGTTGATATTAAACCGGTTGGAAAACCCATCGCTTCAATCCCAGTACGTGGACCACCTAGAGCTTATGGACCTCCCAAGCCCATGCCATACCCTTCACGGCCACAGAAAACCCCACCTAAGAGAATCGGCTATGGTGGCAATTACAGACCAGGTTTCTCTGAAAAGTATGGCAGCAACTTCCAGTTCCAACAAGGCAGTAATTCATATAATGGATATGATTCAAACTATGTGACCAAACCTCCCTCGTATGCTAATGAGTCTCCATATACTTTTGACAACTCTAAACCAAGCTACAACAAAGGCCCGCTTTCACAATCATCCACAAAAACTGAAACAGTTGTCCAACAACACGTTCATCATCACTACGTACATGGAGAAGGAGATAAGGAACCAAAAGTTATAATCAAGCCTGTTGCTATTCCGGTAGGATCCGTTGGTCATTTAGGGTCAGGGCTAGGATCTAGTGGAAGCTATGCGTCCCAATCACTTGGCCAACAATCGACTGATATTATAACTGCAGGTGGTGGCGATTTCAGTGGTATTAGCTCTGGTAGTTTCAGTACAGGTGGATTTAAACCAATGACTGGTGgctatatagaaaataaaccaGTTTACGAAACTGACACTATTTATGGATCACAATATGGACATGAAGGCTTTAACAAAGGTTCCAGTAACATCCACCAGCAATCATTACCAAAACCTTATCCAAGCAACGCATTTGAGGATCAGAAATATGGTAATTCATTGGGTGGTTATGCTGCACAAAACTctgaattttacaaaaaagaacttaaTGTTGGATCCGCAAATAACTTATACAATCAAGGACCCCATACGTTtggtcaaaataatttataccaaGAAAATTATCATGATGCCAAGGCGCAACGGTTTGATTGCGTTTGTGTCAATTACGATCAATGTCCCAGCCAGGAAATAATTGGCCGCAGAGATGATCTGTATTTACCTATTGATCCCCGTAACAAAGGCAGCGACATTACAGCACTTACTGATGAGCAACTAGATAATTTGACAAAATCAAATTCCACAGAAGTAAAATCTGAtgctaaaaataatacagaaaCGGAAACCAAGAAAATAAGCAAGCGTGAAGCTAAGGATGAGAACGTTGCTGAAGCCACAAAAGAAATTGAACCGGTAGGTCAAATTATGCTTACTAATTTGTTAATACtaatatcaataatattatatattctcATGATTCAACAAATAACAGTAACCAAGCCGGTCTTTACTAAATGCTTTACTTATATGTTTGCGCTGATTCATCAGTTTTAGCACTTAAAACTGCATTTGCCTAagcatttgttttttcttgCGAACGGGTAGACAGGTTGACTTTCGCACCACATATGCCCCCAAGATTTGCGGAAGGTTAAGACCGGCCTGCGGTAATTGATATTACATCTTTGcagataattatgtataattcaTCAAACATGTTCACATAATCCTCAATCCCTAAATTCCtttcaaaaaatatcatataaaCTGGGGTAACAGTTTGTTGCATTCGGGCAGGGtgatatttaggtatatttcataaaatgtgGATAAATCGTGTCCGATGTAACAGCTTGCAAAAGAATCACTAAACATAGGGCACTGACATTGACCTAACactaaacaaaaaagttacatttactacataaataaatattactacaGCGCCTCATTGGATTGGCCGGCTACGGCGGCAATGGCGGCAATAGCAACAAACAAGTGCAGCCTACGTTTGGTGTGTCTTTTGGGTTGCCCCAGCCATCCCACAATGGCTATCCAATAAATCCCTTCAATTCTAATCCCCTCTACAACCCTTACGGACCTGCTCTTAACAGCGGTGGTCTGAATTTAGGATTGATTTCCGTTAATCCCCTCCTATCAGTTCAAGTTACAAAAAATGATTATGGAGATAAAGTAATTAAACCATTCGTTAATTTGCACGTAACGCCAAATGAACATGTTGTGAACAAAATAGGTCACTTGTTCCATAAGAAAAagctatatttattaaataaacatgaacACTACCATCATTACAAACCTCACTACTATCACCATCACACACCGATAGCACCCCCTCATGTAGCACCGCCGCCACATTATCCTATACACCATGGGCCACCGATTTATTCGCCGCATTATTCGCATTATGGACCTCCGGGTCAACCTTTTAAAGTTGCTCATGCACCTGTCCACAATGATGACTATTATGACGACGATGATCAAGTCGGCCATTATGACGACAATGTAGATTACAATAGTTATGCAGGTTCCTATCATGGCCCTGGCTTTGAAAGGTCAGCAAACATCACAGCAACTGATAGGCAGGCTAATTACGCAAATCGATATAGTTATTCCCGATCCTTAACCCTTCCTCAAAATGATCCTGGGGCAAACCGGGGAGGCAAAGCCATACGATTCccagaaaaaagaaagaagagagACATTAGTGTAGAAAAATCTATAGAAATTACTCAAGAGGTAATCCTTATCTAGTTACgtgagattttttatttattgttagtagtaattaaatcttaaaaaattgtattttatttcagcgGCAAGGTTACTTTGGCCAACCTTCTGTCCAGCAATGTAGGCCCAACCAGGTCTGCTGTCGCAGACCTTTGAGACCACAGGCCGGGAACCGTGGACAATGTGGTATAAGGCACTCTCAGGGTATCAATGGAAGAATCAAGACTCCATCATACGTCGATGGCGAGAGCGAATTCGGAGAATATCCCTGGCAAGCAGCTATTCTTAAGAAGGATCCTAAAGAATCAGTTTATGTTTGTGGGGGAACGCTAATTGATGGTCTCCATATCATGACGGCTGCCCACTGTATCAAATCGTAAGTGCCCCGAAGTTTTAGGAATTGAAGTAATTTTCATGTTGGGTTTAACTaactttatttagaaaaagtaTTCCTACTACGATGTTGTAGGCTTTTTAGGAAAACTAtggcgtatttttttttaatacatcaaCCGGTAAATATGTGATATATCCCATTGCAGCTACATTGATAACGTTTTTAtcttaaacaatataaatgttCTTTTACAGATACAAAGGAATTGAATTGAGAGTTCGTCTTGGAGAGTGGGATGTAAATAGAGATGTCGAGTTTTACCCATACATCGAGAGAGACGTAATATCTGTACATGTCCACCCGCTTTACTACGCTGGAACTTTAGATAATGACCTAGCCATATTAAAGTTAGATCATCCTGTTGAATGGACTAAATATCCGCATATCAGCCCAGCTTGCCTGCCTGACAAATACACCGATTATGCTGGACAAAGATGTTGGACTACCGGTTGGGGCAAGGACGCGTTCGGCGACTACGGCAAATATCAAAACACGCTGAAAGAAGTCGACGTCCCGATTCTATCTCACGGTCAATGTCAACAGCAATTAAGGCAGACGAGATTGGGTTATAATTATGAGCTGAATCAGGGTTTCCTTTGCGCTGGTGGTGAGGAAGGGAAGGACGCGTGCAAGGGAGACGGTGGCGGTCCCTTGGTGTGCGAGAGAGGTGGCACCTGGCAGTTAGTTGGTGTGGTGTCGTGGGGAATCGGTTGTGGGCAGGTTGGAGTACCCGGCGTCTACGTGAAGGTGGCTCACTATCTAGACTGGATCTCGCAAATCACTGGAAAGTTTGCTCCTTACTAAGGAATTGATATTTCTtcgaaataattatatcacCAATCTGGACTGAATGTAATTGAAACTGAatgcttatatttatttctagatgtagatatagatatatttattattttaatttattgtaactaAACTTTGGATGGTAATATCCAGAGAGACCGAGTAATTGCATAtgcagatttattttataaaataaaaaatcgaaattGAAACTTTccgttttaatttttctaaaaccataaaaattcaattagacaatacttaggtatttaattttctgaatgtaaatatgtattccTTCGTCGCATAAGGCAAATTTCCTAATTTTATATCCATGTCTAGCTAGACTTTGCGTCTAAGTCTACACTTTTAATCAAGATTTTCTTagaaaaatctataaaaaaatcatgttgAGGAGATACAGTTACCACATACTCacacacatacctacatgaaGAAAATTCTATTCAGTATAACTTTctttaattaagattttatatgaacaaagtaagtaggtacttttatgaACCTATAAACAAAACCTTTTTAACACTTCTCGTAACCTCATTAAAAAATCAGCAGATACTTTCGCAGTGGTGACGTTAGCGACACAAACTTCAAAAATCTGATTTAAACACCACTCGAAGCTACTTACAAgttagaagaaaaaataagaccAAAAAATACACGATATTTAGattgataaaacaaatagaCGTTCACCAATAGCATAATAAGGAGAAATAAATATGGCTGGTAAAGCAACCGATCGCAAGAGAAAGGAAGCGAAATCTATAACAAACGAAACAGCAGACACCCTTGCAGCATTCCAGCTGCCTGATAGCCTGTCATGTTCCGAGGTGGAGTTTCCCGTGTTGATGATGAAAACTACTAGGGCTAGTTGGAAAGACATTTTGAAGGAGAACGAACAGAGGATGCAAGAAATAAAGGAATATTCTGATAGTAAGAAAGAACCGATTGTTAAGGCGCCGTTTCTTAGTAAGTTTTTGCATATTTGATGTGGGCGATATTTGTCtagtttaatttcaataatgtATTGGTGAGTGTGTATACTTTCTCCTTAGGAACAGaatgtgattttataaaaaacgaaGTATTTGTTCATCTCTTGCCTGCCTTAACGGAGACTCTGAATAAAGCTAAGATCTGGGAGGCCCTGGTTAGACAGAAATGCTTTTTCAACGGCATTGATCATATCAGCCAGGTAGATACGCTTCAGTATAAATACGAGTAGATACTCACCGCTAAAGTTATAGTTGATTGAAAGATACTTCATTGGATAAATCCACCGTTACCATTATTTGTCTCTGGCAAGGAATATACTTCTAAAGGGAAATATTTCTAGTTTGAATCACTACCCAAACACAgtcatacaaatattacatacatacatacatatggtcacgtctatatcccttgcggggtagacagagccaacagtcttgaaaagactgaatggccacgttcagttatttggcttaatgatagaattgagattcaaattgtgacaggttgctagcccatcgcctaaaaaaatcccaagtttgtaagcctatcccttagtcgccttttacgacatccatgagacagagatagagtggtcctattcttttttgtattggtgccgggaaccacacggcactacatacaaatattccATAAGAAATACAGTTAGTCAGCCATTACGTTAAGTAATAGATAAGACGTCTTATTGACTTTCCTTATCTATTTTGTTTTGCTCGTTATCCAAAGtgataaaaagaaagagaagATAGGACATAGACCTTGCCAGAGACCAGTCCATTAttccaaaacaaaatggccAATCTTGAAATCTACGAATAGGTCATTTCGCCGCCagcaattataattaaatccaAGTAAATCGACGTAACGCCGCTTGATTAAATATACGACTTGTTAAGTGTTTTTAGATTGGTTTTTCACTCAAGATGTTGTAAGTTTAgcattataatgaaataaaaaaaatacttagtttTCATTTTGCAGTTATTTGTTCTTTCAGGTTTTGTGGAACAACAATCCACGCTATCCAGATCGAAAACACAACAATTGGCATTTGTTTAATATGCCTTGGGTCAGAGAACAGCTTAAAAAGAAGTGAGTAGGaactttaacttttttgaTAAAAGTTTAACAAGTTTAGTTATTCAGACATTAAGAAATTACGGATTATTAGATTTCAAATTACCTACTAGCTGTTTATAATCCGAAAACCGCGCATTGAAAAACGAGAAGAgcttttttttagattatgtGATCTTTTAACGTTGCAGGCCCCGGCCATACTACCCGAAATCTTGGCTATGGCCTGAAGAGTACGCAGCTACTGTAATTCAGAAAACTGTTCGCCAATACTTCGTACAACGAGATGAAGAAGTACAAGAAATGCGTGAATTCTGGAAGGTGAGACTTTGTATTTACTTCAGACTTTTCTATATATCAATAAGGTCCGGGTGTCGGACAATGACCAACCAGGATTATTAACAAACGTTAATTGacgcagctgaacgtg
The window above is part of the Amyelois transitella isolate CPQ chromosome 11, ilAmyTran1.1, whole genome shotgun sequence genome. Proteins encoded here:
- the LOC106134916 gene encoding uncharacterized protein LOC106134916 isoform X1, which produces MRWFTISFILLPFILANATAEWSWGDKSKDQVETAREQKSTELLEGEENQPQAEDKNYESNSTVLDDIVDELVSNKQGRSLGGFDVYSDPSIKEALDGGDDPEARNLIKERLCTLGLIECEEDTQEKRTYLSPDEVIYAQPVDIKPVGKPIASIPVRGPPRAYGPPKPMPYPSRPQKTPPKRIGYGGNYRPGFSEKYGSNFQFQQGSNSYNGYDSNYVTKPPSYANESPYTFDNSKPSYNKGPLSQSSTKTETVVQQHVHHHYVHGEGDKEPKVIIKPVAIPVGSVGHLGSGLGSSGSYASQSLGQQSTDIITAGGGDFSGISSGSFSTGGFKPMTGGYIENKPVYETDTIYGSQYGHEGFNKGSSNIHQQSLPKPYPSNAFEDQKYGNSLGGYAAQNSEFYKKELNVGSANNLYNQGPHTFGQNNLYQENYHDAKAQRFDCVCVNYDQCPSQEIIGRRDDLYLPIDPRNKGSDITALTDEQLDNLTKSNSTEVKSDAKNNTETETKKISKREAKDENVAEATKEIEPRLIGLAGYGGNGGNSNKQVQPTFGVSFGLPQPSHNGYPINPFNSNPLYNPYGPALNSGGLNLGLISVNPLLSVQVTKNDYGDKVIKPFVNLHVTPNEHVVNKIGHLFHKKKLYLLNKHEHYHHYKPHYYHHHTPIAPPHVAPPPHYPIHHGPPIYSPHYSHYGPPGQPFKVAHAPVHNDDYYDDDDQVGHYDDNVDYNSYAGSYHGPGFERSANITATDRQANYANRYSYSRSLTLPQNDPGANRGGKAIRFPEKRKKRDISVEKSIEITQERQGYFGQPSVQQCRPNQVCCRRPLRPQAGNRGQCGIRHSQGINGRIKTPSYVDGESEFGEYPWQAAILKKDPKESVYVCGGTLIDGLHIMTAAHCIKSYKGIELRVRLGEWDVNRDVEFYPYIERDVISVHVHPLYYAGTLDNDLAILKLDHPVEWTKYPHISPACLPDKYTDYAGQRCWTTGWGKDAFGDYGKYQNTLKEVDVPILSHGQCQQQLRQTRLGYNYELNQGFLCAGGEEGKDACKGDGGGPLVCERGGTWQLVGVVSWGIGCGQVGVPGVYVKVAHYLDWISQITGKFAPY
- the LOC106134916 gene encoding uncharacterized protein LOC106134916 isoform X2, whose protein sequence is MRWFTISFILLPFILANATAEWSWGDKSKDQVETAREQKSTELLEGEENQPQAEDKNYESNSTVLDDIVDELVSNKQGRSLGGFDVYSDPSIKEALDGGDDPEARNLIKERLCTLGLIECEEDTQEKRTYLSPDEVIYAQPVDIKPVGKPIASIPVRGPPRAYGPPKPMPYPSRPQKTPPKRIGYGGNYRPGFSEKYGSNFQFQQGSNSYNGYDSNYVTKPPSYANESPYTFDNSKPSYNKGPLSQSSTKTETVVQQHVHHHYVHGEGDKEPKVIIKPVAIPVGSVGHLGSGLGSSGSYASQSLGQQSTDIITAGGGDFSGISSGSFSTGGFKPMTGGYIENKPVYETDTIYGSQYGHEGFNKGSSNIHQQSLPKPYPSNAFEDQKYGNSLGGYAAQNSEFYKKELNVGSANNLYNQGPHTFGQNNLYQENYHDAKAQRFDCVCVNYDQCPSQEIIGRRDDLYLPIDPRNKGSDITALTDEQLDNLTKSNSTEVKSDAKNNTETETKKISKREAKDENVAEATKEIEPRQGYFGQPSVQQCRPNQVCCRRPLRPQAGNRGQCGIRHSQGINGRIKTPSYVDGESEFGEYPWQAAILKKDPKESVYVCGGTLIDGLHIMTAAHCIKSYKGIELRVRLGEWDVNRDVEFYPYIERDVISVHVHPLYYAGTLDNDLAILKLDHPVEWTKYPHISPACLPDKYTDYAGQRCWTTGWGKDAFGDYGKYQNTLKEVDVPILSHGQCQQQLRQTRLGYNYELNQGFLCAGGEEGKDACKGDGGGPLVCERGGTWQLVGVVSWGIGCGQVGVPGVYVKVAHYLDWISQITGKFAPY
- the LOC106134995 gene encoding IQ domain-containing protein K, which translates into the protein MAGKATDRKRKEAKSITNETADTLAAFQLPDSLSCSEVEFPVLMMKTTRASWKDILKENEQRMQEIKEYSDSKKEPIVKAPFLRTECDFIKNEVFVHLLPALTETLNKAKIWEALVRQKCFFNGIDHISQVLWNNNPRYPDRKHNNWHLFNMPWVREQLKKKPRPYYPKSWLWPEEYAATVIQKTVRQYFVQRDEEVQEMREFWKKLLMERELCPEMEFNPFLAKKFASTSNMRK